Proteins encoded in a region of the Solanum dulcamara chromosome 9, daSolDulc1.2, whole genome shotgun sequence genome:
- the LOC129902724 gene encoding transcription factor bHLH93-like yields MEYYNDNGFLEELLSLRSDSWDTTSIVPMEMSDFYNNVLNYDSSCLVENNNIPLPCSTTSNSFEGYSCNFPFDQQSLINCSTSFYSPFCDELSPPSSFPSQEDFSSILDDEVGNYSFQNVEMGNNNNNNNVVIPCKLEEIQVCEGAGGVGGASSFNIGLYPEIRKTKSKKIDGQPSKNLMAERRRRKRLNDRLSMLRSVVPKISKMDRTSILGDTIDYMQELLEKINNLQEEMDLGPNQLSLMSIFKDVKPNEMLVRNSPKFDVERRGVDTKVEICCAGKPGLLLSTVTTLEALGLEIQQCVISSFSDFAMQASCSEEMEQRGVVNSEDIKQALFRNAGYGGRCL; encoded by the exons ATGGAGTATTACAATGACAATGGCTTCTTAGAAGAATTGTTATCTCTAAGAAGTGACTCATGGGATACTACAAGTATAGTCCCTATGGAAATGTCTGATTTTTACAACAATGTCCTCAATTATGATTCATCATGTTtagttgaaaataataatattccaCTTCCTTGTTCTACTACTTCCAATTCCTTTGAAGGCTATTCATGTAATTTTCCATTTGACCAACAAAGTTTGATAAATTGTAGTACTTCATTTTATAGCCCATTTTGTGATGAATTGTCTCCACCATCTTCATTCCCTTCTCAAGAAGATTTCTCATCAATTTTGGATGATGAAGTGGGGAACTATAGTTTCCAAAATGTGGAAATGgggaataataataataacaataatgttGTTATTCCTTGTAAATTGGAGGAAATTCAAGTATGTGaaggtgcaggtggagtaggtGGAGCTTCAAGTTTCAATATTGGTTTGTACCCTGAAATTAGAAAgacaaaatcaaagaaaatagaTGGACAACCTTCAAAGAATTTAATGGctgagagaagaagaaggaaaaggcTTAATGATAGACTCTCTATGCTTAGATCAGTTGTTCCAAAGATAAGCAAG ATGGACAGAACTTCAATACTTGGGGATACTATAGACTACATGCAGGAATTGCTAGAGAAAATCAATAATTTGCAAGAAGAAATGGATCTAGGACCAAATCAGCTAAGCTTGATGAGCATTTTCAAAGATGTAAAACCCAATGAAATGCTTGTGAGAAATTCACCTAAG TTTGATGTGGAAAGGAGAGGTGTTGATACAAAAGTTGAGATATGTTGTGCAGGGAAGCCTGGTCTATTGTTATCAACAGTGACCACACTAGAGGCTTTAGGCCTAGAGATTCAACAGTGCGTAATTAGCTCCTTTAGTGATTTTGCAATGCAAGCTTCTTGTTCTGAG GAAATGGAGCAGAGAGGAGTTGTGAATTCAGAAGACATAAAGCAAGCCTTGTTCAGAAATGCTGGATATGGAGGAAGGTGTCTGTAG